The Fictibacillus arsenicus genome contains a region encoding:
- a CDS encoding SIR2 family NAD-dependent protein deacylase, producing the protein MDGNLQELREVYNDRKLVPFIGAGLSAPFKVPTWGDLIREITDKYAHGKIEKLLKDTVEWHLDSTDYWGAIDAIMKYANLVDQDIQKMIVKIIKQTKEHVEDASLHNYSDLARMNFKLYLTTNYENILHEQIKCDELPILLKNIQFSSQEIFDEKRICHLHGYTADSGSIVMSRSSYENLYRNEKYGELLKAVTSSKHILFMGFSFDDKFVSDLIKDYKRYLNGTHYILLANPTKERMKELREQYGLITIPYETKGSSHVIEIRKILMQLSSEHVQNKIGSPNGSDGTSKVSGSSVVLGAGLSDFRHDLTSNLFYKKLKLENINESMIELSSIFYVASEKYIRALKQAGMSLEVIEAILFEVFVKYKELYIKTYESFGDSKQLLKVVHDSLAEYDFGRYAVLFEDNRSNESENKGLIHLLAEDETMDVWWGEERFNEQPDN; encoded by the coding sequence ATGGATGGTAACCTACAAGAGTTGAGAGAGGTTTATAATGATAGAAAATTAGTTCCTTTTATTGGAGCGGGGTTATCTGCCCCTTTTAAAGTGCCAACATGGGGAGATTTGATAAGGGAGATTACTGACAAATATGCTCATGGAAAAATAGAGAAATTATTAAAAGATACTGTTGAATGGCATCTTGACAGCACCGATTATTGGGGTGCAATCGATGCGATAATGAAATATGCAAACTTAGTGGATCAGGATATTCAAAAAATGATTGTGAAAATAATCAAACAAACGAAAGAGCATGTAGAGGACGCCAGCTTACACAATTATTCAGATCTTGCGAGAATGAACTTCAAACTTTATCTGACAACAAATTATGAAAACATTTTACATGAACAAATAAAGTGTGATGAACTTCCTATTTTATTAAAGAATATACAATTCAGTTCTCAAGAAATTTTTGATGAAAAACGGATTTGTCATCTTCATGGTTATACTGCTGATTCCGGTTCAATCGTTATGAGCAGAAGCAGCTATGAAAATCTCTATAGAAATGAAAAATACGGGGAATTGTTAAAAGCGGTCACCAGTAGCAAACATATATTGTTCATGGGCTTTTCTTTCGATGATAAGTTTGTAAGTGATCTAATTAAAGATTATAAGCGTTATCTCAACGGTACGCATTATATTCTTTTGGCTAACCCTACTAAAGAAAGAATGAAAGAATTGCGAGAACAATATGGCTTAATTACTATTCCATATGAAACAAAAGGATCTTCACATGTAATTGAAATTAGAAAAATATTGATGCAATTATCATCTGAGCATGTTCAAAACAAAATTGGCAGTCCAAATGGATCAGATGGTACTTCTAAAGTTTCTGGCAGTTCTGTTGTACTCGGAGCAGGGCTTTCGGACTTTCGGCATGATTTGACTAGTAATTTATTTTATAAAAAACTTAAGCTTGAGAATATCAATGAATCTATGATTGAGTTGAGTTCTATATTTTATGTAGCTTCAGAAAAATACATTCGAGCTTTAAAACAAGCAGGTATGTCATTAGAAGTTATTGAAGCTATTTTATTTGAAGTATTTGTTAAATACAAAGAGCTTTATATCAAAACGTATGAGAGTTTTGGCGATAGCAAACAATTATTAAAAGTTGTCCATGATAGTTTAGCTGAGTATGACTTTGGAAGATACGCTGTACTATTTGAAGATAATAGATCGAATGAAAGCGAAAATAAGGGTTTAATACATCTTTTGGCTGAGGATGAGACAATGGATGTTTGGTGGGGGGAGGAGAGATTTAATGAGCAGCCGGACAATTAA